A stretch of the Vigna radiata var. radiata cultivar VC1973A chromosome 7, Vradiata_ver6, whole genome shotgun sequence genome encodes the following:
- the LOC106767220 gene encoding zinc-finger homeodomain protein 6 encodes MDMREQDKVIEMPTTLGYNLSNRNSSSSKLSSPIGERNDQPPQSQTLIFSDSHHHHPLNPPNPLQLPHPHRPRRDPDPTPISPPVITTPRTQPHSTPTFRYRECLKNHAASMGGHVTDGCGEFMPNGEEGTPESFKCAACECHRNFHRKEPEGESSQHHVLNYHLTYPNKTNRNIVIHSPQSHLQLPTPHLHGLVATPSGGPVQPAMLGFGGTPAESSSEDLNMFQTDDAGQLLSAQPPLSSSKKRFRTKFSQQQKDKMMEFAEKLGWKIQRQDEQELHQFCSQVGVKRQVFKVWMHNSKQAMKKKQM; translated from the coding sequence ATGGACATGAGAGAGCAAGATAAGGTAATAGAGATGCCTACCACTTTGGGTTATAACCTCTCCAATAGAAATTCATCTTCCTCCAAATTATCATCACCAATAGGGGAAAGAAATGACCAACCTCCTCAATCTCAAACGTTGATTTTCAGTGATTCACATCATCACCATCCCCTCAACCCACCAAACCCTCTTCAACTTCCACATCCTCACAGACCCAGAAGAGATCCAGATCCAACTCCTATTTCTCCTCCTGTCATAACCACCCCAAGAACACAACCACACTCAACACCAACATTCAGATACCGAGAATGTCTCAAGAATCATGCTGCCAGCATGGGGGGTCATGTCACAGATGGGTGTGGGGAGTTTATGCCAAATGGAGAAGAAGGCACCCCAGAATCCTTCAAGTGTGCAGCTTGTGAGTGCCACCGCAATTTCCACAGAAAAGAACCTGAAGGCGAATCATCACAACACCATGTTCTCAACTACCACCTCACTTACCCCAACAAAACCAATAGAAACATTGTTATTCATTCTCCGCAATCTCATCTTCAGTTACCTACACCCCACCTTCACGGGTTGGTGGCTACACCTTCAGGTGGGCCGGTTCAGCCCGCGATGTTGGGCTTTGGGGGGACCCCAGCTGAGTCCTCAAGCGAAGATCTCAACATGTTTCAGACCGATGATGCAGGGCAATTATTATCAGCGCAGCCACCACTGTCATCATCCAAGAAGAGGTTCAGGACAAAGTTCTCACAGCAACAAAAGGATAAGATGATGGAGTTTGCTGAGAAACTGGGGTGGAAGATCCAGAGACAAGATGAACAGGAACTGCATCAGTTTTGCTCTCAGGTCGGTGTAAAAAGACAGGTTTTCAAGGTTTGGATGCACAACAGCAAGCAAGccatgaagaagaagcaaatgtAA